A single region of the Elizabethkingia sp. JS20170427COW genome encodes:
- a CDS encoding LysM peptidoglycan-binding domain-containing protein, with protein sequence MKRIFISAFTVLGIFTYAQKTYTVKAKDNPYSISKAHGITLDQFYELNPKARTQTLDIGEVVFVSKTGSNTSTAVDQNAATGEIKIHQGQTLYSISKAYHVSIDDIKKLNPELGDGLQIDQHLKLPLGNIKKYGGDVVEIPSEKPATSVSVEAGETYIVQPKDTYYKITKKYNTSQKALFQLNPWLEARGLQPGDKIIVSGTPSHVTTEVVAQNQPIEKNTTPEVSQPTQGDGTYVVQEGDTVFGILNKFGISLDQLLELNPQLEQGLKIGQILKVKGGNTSTYIKSTGDALNVVLLLPFGLDTGDSKYQSTALDFLTGAKLAIEKSVAKGLKVHVNIVDEGNEATFKKALNGINKDNTDLIIGPFFKSDVVELMSYVSSKKIPVVSPFANSKDLYQYPNLIITETDYSAYADKIANEVIAAHKGEKIYIIGDSSSYAGEIKSKIEKAHKNASIVLVNNVDSVSLDQNMMTGQKSPVIVVLASDTPSVKSAFVQKMAALTDEVTGNKAFSMFYSSEFDNKENMLRKAGLVYLMDRKINTDGTFEKEVLKEYNDKYCKSPSKYAVAGFDIVYDALSRENEKGQIFKNIKKEQTHLATKFDFEKTKEGAYVNQGFRVVRLVP encoded by the coding sequence ATGAAAAGAATATTTATTTCCGCATTTACGGTCTTAGGGATATTTACTTATGCCCAAAAGACTTATACAGTAAAGGCTAAGGATAATCCTTATAGTATATCTAAGGCTCATGGGATTACTTTGGATCAGTTTTATGAACTGAACCCGAAAGCAAGAACTCAAACTTTAGATATTGGTGAGGTGGTTTTTGTTTCCAAAACAGGAAGCAATACTTCTACAGCGGTAGATCAAAACGCGGCTACTGGGGAAATTAAAATCCACCAAGGACAAACATTATATTCTATTTCCAAAGCATATCATGTATCTATTGATGATATCAAAAAGCTAAATCCAGAACTAGGAGATGGCTTGCAAATAGATCAGCATCTTAAATTACCTTTGGGGAATATTAAAAAATATGGAGGGGATGTTGTAGAAATTCCTTCTGAAAAGCCTGCTACATCCGTTTCTGTTGAAGCAGGGGAAACTTATATTGTTCAGCCAAAAGATACCTATTACAAGATAACCAAAAAGTACAATACTTCACAAAAAGCTTTGTTTCAACTTAACCCTTGGTTGGAGGCAAGAGGCTTGCAACCTGGAGATAAAATTATTGTTTCAGGAACTCCTAGCCACGTAACAACGGAAGTAGTAGCTCAAAATCAACCTATTGAAAAAAATACTACCCCTGAAGTTTCACAACCTACTCAAGGAGATGGGACTTACGTTGTACAGGAAGGAGATACAGTATTCGGTATCTTGAATAAATTCGGAATTAGCTTAGATCAGTTGTTAGAGCTTAATCCACAATTAGAACAAGGATTAAAAATTGGTCAAATTTTAAAAGTAAAAGGCGGTAACACCTCTACTTATATAAAATCTACGGGAGATGCTCTTAATGTAGTATTACTATTGCCTTTTGGGTTAGATACAGGAGATAGCAAATACCAATCTACAGCATTAGATTTTTTAACTGGAGCTAAATTAGCAATAGAGAAAAGCGTAGCCAAAGGATTGAAAGTCCATGTAAATATTGTTGATGAGGGAAATGAAGCTACCTTTAAAAAGGCACTTAATGGGATTAATAAAGATAATACAGATTTGATTATCGGACCATTTTTTAAGTCTGATGTGGTAGAATTGATGTCTTATGTATCTTCTAAAAAAATCCCAGTAGTAAGTCCTTTTGCTAATTCTAAAGACTTATACCAATATCCTAATCTTATTATTACAGAAACCGACTACTCGGCATATGCAGATAAAATTGCCAACGAAGTAATTGCAGCACATAAAGGTGAAAAAATATATATCATAGGGGATAGCTCTTCTTATGCAGGAGAAATCAAGTCGAAGATTGAAAAAGCACATAAGAACGCATCAATTGTATTGGTTAATAATGTAGATAGTGTAAGCCTAGACCAAAATATGATGACGGGCCAAAAGTCACCAGTAATTGTAGTGCTAGCATCCGATACTCCATCTGTTAAATCTGCATTTGTTCAGAAAATGGCAGCTCTTACCGATGAGGTTACGGGTAATAAGGCTTTCAGTATGTTTTATTCTAGCGAATTTGATAATAAAGAAAATATGCTTAGAAAGGCAGGTCTAGTATATTTGATGGATAGAAAAATTAATACCGATGGGACTTTTGAAAAAGAAGTTTTAAAAGAGTATAACGATAAATATTGCAAGTCTCCATCTAAGTATGCAGTAGCTGGTTTTGACATTGTTTACGATGCATTATCAAGAGAAAACGAAAAAGGACAAATATTTAAAAATATAAAAAAAGAACAAACTCATCTAGCAACAAAATTTGATTTTGAGAAAACCAAAGAAGGAGCCTATGTTAACCAAGGCTTCAGAGTGGTGAGACTTGTTCCTTAA
- the aceB gene encoding malate synthase A, with translation MGKEFNITAQEKYPQIFSEELQVFLTQLHEKFNHKRIELLKHREEVQAAINKGIMPEYPKETLDIREGSWVCNDLPTDLKDRRVEITGPVDRKMIINALNSGASAFMADFEDSNAPTWQNCIEGQINLTNAINRTVDFVNQDGKAYQLKENLATLIVRPRGLHLEEKNIEINGQKASGSLVDFGIYFFQNTKNLLAKNSGPYFYLPKLEHYKEARWWNDVFVFSQNYLGIAQGTIKATVLIETITASFQLDEILFELKEHSSGLNCGRWDYIFSYIKKFRNHPEFLVPDRDQVMMTSPFMSAYSKRVIQACHKRGVHAMGGMAAQIPVKNNEKENEIAYAKVRADKEREVKNGHDGTWVAHPGLVAIAKAIFDEHMPTSNQIDKKCEDYSISETDLLEVPKGEITEKGVRKNINVGILYIESWLMGAGAAAIYNLMEDAATAEISRTQIWQWLKNKAKLDDGRVLTTEMVLNWEKEELENIKNYVGEQRFHNGKFNLATQLFNELVFDENFEEFLTLKAYPFI, from the coding sequence ATGGGAAAAGAATTTAATATCACTGCGCAAGAAAAGTATCCGCAGATTTTTTCTGAAGAGCTTCAGGTGTTTTTAACTCAGCTTCATGAAAAATTCAATCATAAAAGGATAGAGCTTTTAAAGCATAGAGAGGAAGTCCAGGCGGCAATCAATAAAGGAATAATGCCTGAATATCCTAAAGAAACACTCGATATAAGAGAAGGAAGTTGGGTATGCAATGATCTGCCCACTGATTTAAAAGATAGAAGGGTGGAAATTACAGGGCCTGTTGATAGAAAGATGATTATTAATGCTCTGAACTCTGGCGCCTCTGCTTTTATGGCGGATTTTGAAGATTCTAATGCGCCTACTTGGCAAAATTGCATAGAAGGGCAAATTAATCTTACTAATGCAATAAACAGAACGGTAGATTTTGTAAACCAAGATGGAAAAGCATATCAGCTTAAAGAAAATTTGGCAACTCTTATCGTAAGGCCAAGAGGATTACATTTGGAAGAGAAAAATATTGAAATAAACGGCCAAAAGGCTTCAGGGTCTTTAGTAGATTTTGGGATTTATTTCTTTCAAAATACTAAAAATTTATTAGCAAAAAACAGTGGGCCTTACTTTTACTTGCCCAAGTTAGAACATTATAAAGAAGCCAGATGGTGGAATGATGTTTTCGTCTTTTCGCAGAATTATTTAGGAATTGCTCAAGGAACTATAAAGGCAACAGTACTTATAGAAACGATTACTGCATCTTTTCAGTTAGATGAAATTCTATTTGAATTGAAAGAACATAGCTCTGGTCTAAATTGTGGACGATGGGATTATATTTTCTCTTACATTAAAAAATTCAGAAACCATCCTGAATTTTTGGTTCCGGACAGGGATCAAGTAATGATGACTTCTCCCTTTATGAGTGCTTATTCCAAGCGAGTAATTCAAGCTTGTCATAAGCGAGGAGTGCATGCAATGGGAGGAATGGCAGCTCAAATTCCTGTTAAAAATAACGAAAAGGAAAATGAAATTGCCTATGCAAAAGTACGTGCAGATAAAGAACGAGAAGTGAAGAATGGACACGATGGAACATGGGTGGCACATCCTGGATTGGTAGCTATTGCGAAAGCTATTTTTGATGAGCATATGCCTACTTCCAACCAGATAGACAAGAAGTGTGAAGATTACTCTATTTCCGAAACGGATTTGTTAGAAGTTCCGAAGGGTGAAATTACCGAAAAAGGAGTTAGGAAAAATATTAATGTAGGAATTCTATATATAGAATCTTGGCTAATGGGAGCAGGAGCAGCAGCAATCTATAACCTGATGGAAGATGCTGCTACCGCTGAAATATCAAGAACACAAATTTGGCAATGGCTAAAGAATAAAGCAAAGCTAGATGATGGTAGAGTTTTGACTACCGAAATGGTGCTAAACTGGGAAAAAGAGGAGTTGGAAAATATTAAAAATTATGTTGGAGAACAACGCTTCCATAACGGAAAATTCAATTTGGCTACTCAGCTTTTTAACGAATTGGTTTTTGATGAAAACTTTGAAGAGTTTTTAACCCTAAAAGCATATCCTTTTATTTAG
- the bshC gene encoding bacillithiol biosynthesis cysteine-adding enzyme BshC: MAECRFNIDFREIPSVATMLKDYLDGKLSALHQPFFSKENSLLQSRLKAEKYPLEHRKIAVEVLQDQLMSLPLSSSQKANLEALEDENTFTVITGHQLNLFSGPAFFIYKILQVIKTTHYLNENKEGKKYVPVFWMATEDHDFEEIDHFKTFGNYYRIQEKSGDAVGRIQLSDIDFIQQFEKEFKDTIYGTELILWMKEAYQKGKTLTEAIRVLVNRIFAEEGLLMIDGDDARLKKIMIPIFERELKEEALLNTTKENVNQLIHKYGKVQVNPREINLFYLHHQSRNRIEKVEGLYHVVDTDIRFTEEEILQELYQHPERFSPNAVLRPAFQETVLPNIIYIGGNAEIMYWLELKPFFDAMGIAYPILIPRNSFAFISEKNVKKANKLQLSAKDFFGNYQNVVHEKLLQNTPLEAMIVEEEIKISETFKKLKENASLTDITFKQLVDAEETRQLKSFTRMKKRLLRAEKIKQSELYQRYNQLYEEVNPGGVWQERKINFSSFYANLGRKWIDICYQNTPVDQSGLVIIEMQD, encoded by the coding sequence ATGGCAGAATGTCGTTTTAATATAGATTTTAGAGAAATCCCAAGCGTTGCAACAATGCTTAAGGATTATTTGGATGGAAAGCTTTCAGCTTTACATCAACCTTTTTTCAGTAAGGAAAACTCACTTTTACAATCTCGCTTAAAAGCGGAAAAATATCCTTTGGAACATCGTAAAATAGCAGTAGAAGTACTGCAAGATCAATTGATGAGCTTACCATTAAGCTCTTCACAGAAAGCCAATCTTGAAGCTCTAGAGGACGAAAATACTTTTACTGTAATTACAGGTCACCAACTGAATTTATTTTCAGGTCCAGCATTTTTTATTTATAAAATACTTCAGGTAATTAAAACCACTCATTATTTAAATGAAAATAAAGAAGGCAAGAAGTATGTTCCTGTTTTTTGGATGGCAACGGAAGATCATGATTTTGAGGAAATCGATCATTTTAAAACTTTTGGCAATTACTATCGAATTCAAGAGAAGTCAGGTGATGCAGTAGGTAGGATTCAACTTTCGGATATTGATTTCATTCAGCAATTTGAAAAAGAATTTAAAGATACCATTTACGGTACCGAACTCATTCTTTGGATGAAAGAAGCCTACCAAAAAGGAAAGACTCTTACAGAGGCAATTCGCGTTTTGGTGAATAGAATTTTTGCAGAAGAGGGACTGTTGATGATAGATGGGGACGATGCCAGATTAAAGAAAATAATGATTCCTATTTTTGAAAGAGAGTTAAAAGAAGAAGCTCTTCTCAATACGACGAAGGAAAATGTTAATCAGCTTATCCATAAGTATGGAAAGGTGCAGGTAAACCCTAGAGAGATTAACTTGTTCTATCTTCATCATCAATCAAGAAATAGGATAGAAAAAGTGGAAGGGCTTTATCATGTTGTTGATACAGATATTCGTTTTACTGAAGAGGAAATTCTTCAAGAGTTGTACCAACACCCTGAAAGATTCAGCCCTAATGCAGTTTTAAGACCTGCTTTTCAAGAGACGGTTTTACCTAACATTATTTACATAGGAGGGAATGCTGAAATTATGTATTGGCTAGAGCTAAAGCCGTTTTTTGATGCAATGGGAATTGCTTATCCTATTTTAATTCCGAGAAATTCGTTTGCTTTTATTTCGGAGAAAAATGTAAAAAAAGCCAATAAACTTCAGCTTTCGGCAAAAGATTTTTTCGGCAATTATCAAAATGTGGTTCATGAGAAATTATTGCAAAACACTCCACTAGAAGCAATGATTGTTGAAGAGGAAATTAAGATTTCGGAAACTTTTAAAAAGTTAAAAGAAAATGCATCGCTTACCGATATTACATTTAAACAGTTGGTAGATGCTGAGGAAACTCGCCAGTTGAAATCTTTTACAAGAATGAAAAAAAGGCTGCTAAGAGCAGAGAAAATCAAACAAAGCGAATTGTACCAAAGATACAATCAGCTTTATGAAGAAGTTAATCCAGGAGGAGTTTGGCAAGAAAGAAAAATTAATTTTAGCAGTTTTTATGCTAATTTAGGAAGAAAATGGATAGATATTTGCTATCAGAATACACCGGTAGATCAATCGGGATTGGTGATTATAGAAATGCAAGATTAA
- a CDS encoding TonB-dependent receptor: MKKIKIILRILALSMSSIGYAQTTQASIVGKVTNINHQQLPKTKVFIINESTGFKLETETNSNGEYIFKEIPLGGPYTVIVNNEKKDGYLVNFGDQITVNIDLGGNEKTIDQVVIKGNLKNKIGNLGDATAITAKNIGILPVNGRNFTNLTELSPLSGKGGNLSGQLGSSTNFTIDGMIAKNPTSAGSTTSRSGAPFSLSMEAVREFKITTNQYDVTLGRSGGGTVSAVTKSGTNKFSGSAWEYLRTNWLSSPYDIRGNKRNNDFSTSQFGFSLGGPIIKNKLHFFVAWDHQLDSRPLIIADIKSSEDEARLNTTTETLNKFLNIARSKYGVSQSAQFGTFDKVRNSDAAFARLDWQISPKHLLTLRNNFTYDNNKNGLGDNTSINFFESYGNDKNLDNSLLLTLRSNLKPNLTNELKVQHLYTFQDSYQNSELGHPVPRAIVENIVSDINGQARATNIQIGGHRFAQESFKNNVFQIVNNLYYNTDKVKYTVGADLMYTRSRSVYGSEVNGRFHFRESNNNPDNLYNFENLNAYRFYREVPLVADPSVKSSIWNIGVYGQMQTKVATGLNLMAGLRLDYGGYPKAQLNQKLYEEMDIRTDNQIKSFIIQPRFQLNWNINEQNKDFLKFGAGIFSSDINNYMIINNLVFDGNHLATVDVDPSQIGLTPGFNSYRKDYNSIPSLAQHQLPTINYTGKDSKVPIVYKANISYTHFFNERFRAGVAAYAALGRNNYFYYDRNMVANPYFTLSNEDNRGVFVPVGSINSNGTMNWKDGRINKNFGRVLELVSDGKVNQFSFVVDASYRYWKDGEITASYTWSDIKDNTSYNGNVANTATLSTMVSSDPRNLRMSYSDNQFRNKLVIYGNSPTIAGFTFGIRYSGIGGTRFSVTSGGNVNGDFVDSNDLAYIFPNLVQPLLDNPEVGKALKQYLTDYNNQIAERNGGKNGFFGVWDIRIAKKLKMQKLGAFELSLDIFNFANLLNKEWGINKSYGNTSLYRITGFDPATKQLKYNLNTSGLEPMSGNPYQIQLGVKYSF, encoded by the coding sequence ATGAAAAAAATTAAAATTATACTTAGGATCCTCGCTCTCAGCATGAGCTCCATAGGATACGCACAGACCACCCAAGCCTCTATTGTCGGAAAAGTAACCAACATCAACCATCAACAACTTCCAAAAACAAAAGTATTCATCATTAATGAATCCACAGGTTTCAAATTAGAAACAGAAACCAATTCTAATGGCGAATACATCTTCAAAGAAATCCCTTTGGGAGGACCTTATACCGTAATTGTTAATAATGAAAAGAAAGATGGTTACCTCGTCAACTTTGGGGATCAAATCACGGTGAATATAGACCTAGGAGGTAATGAAAAAACCATAGACCAAGTTGTTATAAAAGGAAATTTAAAAAACAAGATAGGCAACCTAGGAGATGCCACAGCAATTACTGCTAAAAATATTGGAATCCTTCCCGTTAATGGAAGAAATTTCACTAACCTTACCGAATTATCTCCTTTAAGTGGCAAAGGAGGAAACTTATCTGGGCAATTGGGCTCTTCTACCAATTTTACAATTGATGGAATGATTGCCAAAAATCCGACTTCAGCAGGATCTACTACCAGTAGAAGTGGCGCTCCTTTTTCTCTTTCCATGGAAGCTGTTCGCGAATTCAAGATTACCACCAACCAATATGATGTTACCCTAGGGCGAAGTGGAGGCGGAACCGTAAGTGCGGTAACCAAATCAGGTACTAACAAATTTTCAGGAAGCGCTTGGGAATATCTTAGAACCAATTGGCTATCTAGCCCTTATGATATACGAGGTAACAAAAGAAATAATGATTTCTCCACCTCTCAGTTTGGTTTTTCCCTTGGAGGTCCTATTATTAAAAACAAGTTACACTTCTTTGTTGCTTGGGATCATCAATTAGATTCTAGACCTTTAATTATTGCAGACATTAAATCCAGCGAAGATGAAGCAAGGTTAAATACAACTACTGAGACATTAAACAAATTCTTAAATATTGCCAGATCCAAATACGGAGTAAGCCAATCTGCTCAATTCGGGACTTTTGACAAAGTAAGAAATTCAGACGCTGCTTTCGCTAGACTCGATTGGCAAATTAGCCCTAAGCATCTCTTAACATTAAGAAACAACTTTACTTACGACAATAATAAAAACGGTTTAGGAGACAACACCTCTATCAATTTCTTTGAATCTTATGGTAATGACAAAAACCTAGATAACAGCTTATTGCTTACTTTAAGATCCAACCTAAAGCCTAACTTAACCAATGAGTTGAAAGTTCAGCACCTTTACACCTTCCAAGACAGCTACCAAAATAGCGAACTAGGACATCCTGTGCCTAGAGCTATCGTAGAAAACATCGTATCCGATATCAACGGGCAAGCCCGAGCAACCAATATCCAAATAGGAGGACATCGCTTTGCTCAAGAAAGCTTCAAAAATAATGTTTTCCAAATCGTTAATAATTTATATTACAATACGGACAAAGTTAAATATACCGTTGGTGCAGACCTTATGTACACCCGCTCTAGATCTGTTTATGGTAGTGAAGTAAATGGTAGATTCCATTTTAGAGAAAGCAATAACAACCCGGATAATCTTTACAATTTCGAAAACTTAAATGCTTACCGCTTTTATCGTGAAGTACCTCTAGTTGCAGACCCTTCTGTAAAGTCAAGCATATGGAATATCGGAGTATATGGTCAAATGCAAACCAAAGTTGCCACTGGGCTTAACCTAATGGCTGGTTTAAGATTAGACTACGGAGGATATCCAAAAGCTCAGCTCAACCAAAAATTGTATGAAGAAATGGACATCCGAACCGATAATCAAATCAAATCTTTTATCATACAGCCAAGATTCCAACTCAACTGGAATATCAATGAACAAAATAAAGACTTCTTGAAATTTGGAGCAGGAATTTTCTCCTCAGATATCAACAACTATATGATTATCAACAATCTTGTTTTTGATGGAAACCATTTAGCTACCGTGGATGTAGATCCTTCTCAAATAGGTTTAACCCCAGGCTTCAACAGCTATAGAAAAGATTACAATTCCATTCCTTCTTTAGCTCAGCACCAACTTCCTACCATTAACTATACTGGGAAAGATTCCAAAGTCCCTATTGTTTACAAAGCCAATATATCTTACACCCACTTCTTTAACGAACGTTTTAGAGCTGGAGTTGCTGCCTATGCTGCTCTTGGTAGAAATAATTATTTCTATTATGACCGAAACATGGTTGCCAATCCTTACTTCACCTTATCTAACGAAGACAACAGAGGCGTTTTTGTACCTGTAGGATCTATCAACAGTAATGGAACCATGAATTGGAAAGATGGTAGAATTAATAAAAACTTCGGTAGGGTTCTGGAATTAGTAAGTGACGGTAAGGTAAATCAATTTTCCTTTGTTGTAGATGCTAGCTACCGTTATTGGAAAGATGGGGAAATTACTGCTAGTTACACTTGGTCTGATATTAAGGACAACACCTCTTACAATGGTAACGTAGCCAATACTGCAACCCTTTCTACAATGGTATCTAGCGATCCTAGAAACCTTAGGATGAGTTATTCCGATAATCAATTCAGAAATAAACTTGTTATTTATGGTAATTCCCCTACTATTGCAGGGTTTACTTTCGGTATTCGATATTCAGGTATTGGAGGAACTAGATTTTCCGTAACAAGTGGAGGAAATGTGAATGGTGATTTTGTTGACTCTAACGACCTTGCTTACATTTTCCCTAATCTTGTACAGCCTTTACTAGACAATCCTGAAGTTGGGAAAGCTTTAAAACAATATTTAACCGATTACAACAACCAAATTGCAGAAAGAAATGGCGGTAAAAATGGATTTTTTGGAGTTTGGGATATTAGAATCGCTAAAAAATTGAAAATGCAAAAATTAGGAGCATTTGAACTTTCTTTAGACATTTTCAACTTTGCTAACCTCCTCAACAAGGAATGGGGAATTAATAAATCCTATGGAAACACCTCTCTATATAGAATTACAGGCTTTGACCCTGCTACTAAACAACTTAAATACAATTTAAATACTAGTGGCCTAGAACCAATGTCTGGAAATCCTTATCAAATCCAACTAGGGGTAAAATATTCCTTTTAA
- the aceA gene encoding isocitrate lyase, protein MNTQSKIEALEQDWRENPRWKGVTRPYTAEEVLRLRGKYKIDYTIATEMSKKLWEKLNNQDFVAGLGALTGNQAVQEVDAGLEAIYLSGWQVAADANLSGEMYPDQSLYPANSVPAVVKKINNALLRADQIQSVNGGGDKHYLVPIVADAEAGFGGNLNAYELMKQMIESGAAGVHFEDQLSSAKKCGHLGGKVLVPTQEAVNKLIAARLAADVCGVPTLIVARTDADAADLLTSDIDERDRKFITGERTSEGFFHVKCGVEQGIDRGLSYAPYADLIWMETSNPDLDYARKFAEGIHAKYPGKMLAYNCSPSFNWAAKLSVAEMETFREELAKMGYKFQFITLAGFHALNTAMFELALAYKERGMAGYSELQEKEFALQAKGFRAVKHQSFVGTGYFDAIQTIVTSGSASTTALAGSTEAEQFH, encoded by the coding sequence ATGAACACACAATCAAAAATTGAAGCCCTAGAACAAGACTGGAGAGAGAACCCTAGATGGAAAGGTGTTACAAGACCTTATACCGCAGAAGAAGTATTGAGACTTCGTGGTAAATATAAAATTGATTATACGATTGCTACAGAAATGTCCAAGAAGCTTTGGGAGAAACTCAATAATCAAGATTTTGTAGCAGGACTTGGAGCACTTACTGGAAACCAAGCTGTACAGGAAGTAGATGCTGGGCTAGAGGCTATTTATCTTTCAGGGTGGCAGGTAGCGGCTGATGCCAACTTGTCTGGAGAAATGTACCCTGATCAATCTTTGTACCCAGCCAACTCTGTTCCTGCTGTGGTGAAAAAAATTAATAATGCCCTTCTTAGAGCCGATCAGATACAATCCGTAAACGGAGGTGGAGATAAGCACTATTTGGTACCTATTGTTGCAGATGCAGAAGCTGGATTTGGAGGTAATCTTAATGCATATGAATTGATGAAGCAAATGATAGAATCTGGTGCTGCAGGTGTACACTTTGAAGATCAATTGTCTTCAGCAAAAAAATGCGGACATCTTGGAGGAAAGGTTCTTGTGCCTACTCAGGAGGCGGTAAACAAACTTATAGCTGCAAGGTTAGCAGCGGATGTTTGTGGAGTTCCTACATTAATCGTGGCAAGGACAGATGCTGATGCTGCAGATTTATTAACTTCGGATATTGATGAAAGAGACCGTAAATTTATTACAGGAGAAAGGACATCTGAAGGGTTTTTCCATGTGAAATGCGGTGTAGAGCAAGGAATTGATAGAGGACTTTCCTACGCACCTTATGCAGATCTTATCTGGATGGAAACTTCTAACCCGGATTTGGATTATGCAAGAAAGTTTGCAGAAGGAATCCACGCAAAATACCCAGGGAAAATGCTAGCTTATAATTGCTCTCCTTCTTTCAATTGGGCTGCAAAATTATCGGTAGCTGAAATGGAAACCTTCCGTGAGGAATTGGCAAAAATGGGATATAAATTCCAGTTTATTACTTTAGCTGGTTTCCATGCGCTAAATACAGCCATGTTTGAGTTAGCATTGGCTTACAAAGAGAGAGGAATGGCTGGGTATAGCGAATTGCAAGAAAAGGAATTTGCACTACAAGCTAAGGGATTCCGTGCGGTTAAGCACCAAAGTTTTGTAGGTACAGGATATTTTGATGCCATCCAAACGATTGTAACTTCTGGAAGCGCATCTACTACAGCTTTGGCAGGATCTACAGAAGCTGAGCAGTTTCATTAA
- a CDS encoding helix-turn-helix domain-containing protein, producing the protein MTSESDFIKTIFGLKLKQLRQKKNWSLQDLSDKTKLSKSYLNEIENGKKYPKHDKILQLSEVLNCKFDDLVSTKLDKNLAPFGELLQSDFFKEIPLELFGINKNTLINIMSEAPKQVTAFINTLIEISQNYNLGKERFYFAVLRSFQELHDNYFPEIEEKAQLFVSENNLNLGKNIDIEYLQQILIENFGYEIKFEDFENYGTLGNLRSLYIPEKNLLLLNKLLDKNQRTFILAKEIGFNVLGLNPRPNTYSWVDFSSFKELLNNFYASYFAGCILIPNEDLIEKLEDFFDEPKWSSQKLTELIAHFTNSPETFYYRLTNILPSKFGIKDLFYLCFVKKKDRDKVQILKELHLNQQQAPHANSMNEHYCQRWIAIKNLQELKENETLTSAQISHYNDSGSSYLVLSTSHKNPFSDGANRSYCIGILLNSTSLKKIKFAKSTSVKSENVGITCETCNLSDCEVRKSPPIRLDKENFNENMKKSIAKIRRDLL; encoded by the coding sequence ATGACCAGTGAAAGCGATTTTATAAAAACGATTTTCGGACTAAAACTGAAGCAACTAAGACAGAAAAAAAATTGGTCTTTACAAGATTTATCAGACAAAACGAAACTCTCCAAATCTTACCTCAACGAAATAGAAAACGGTAAGAAATATCCAAAACACGATAAGATTTTACAGTTATCAGAGGTCCTTAACTGTAAATTTGATGATTTAGTTTCCACAAAACTAGATAAGAATCTTGCTCCTTTTGGGGAACTTCTGCAAAGTGATTTTTTCAAAGAAATTCCTTTAGAATTATTTGGCATTAACAAGAACACCCTCATCAATATCATGAGTGAGGCTCCTAAACAAGTTACTGCCTTTATCAATACCCTGATAGAAATCTCTCAAAATTATAATTTAGGAAAAGAAAGGTTTTATTTCGCTGTCCTCAGAAGTTTCCAAGAACTACACGATAATTATTTCCCAGAAATTGAAGAGAAAGCTCAACTGTTTGTCTCAGAAAACAACTTGAACCTAGGAAAAAATATCGATATTGAATATCTGCAACAAATATTAATCGAAAATTTTGGTTACGAAATAAAATTTGAAGATTTTGAAAACTACGGAACACTTGGCAACCTCCGCTCTCTTTATATCCCGGAGAAAAACTTACTTCTCCTGAATAAACTTTTAGATAAAAATCAAAGAACTTTTATCCTGGCCAAAGAAATCGGCTTTAATGTCCTAGGCCTCAACCCTAGACCCAACACCTATTCCTGGGTAGATTTTTCGAGTTTTAAAGAGTTGTTAAACAACTTTTACGCCTCTTATTTTGCAGGTTGTATTCTAATCCCGAATGAAGATTTAATCGAAAAACTAGAAGACTTTTTTGATGAGCCTAAATGGAGCTCTCAAAAGTTAACAGAGCTTATTGCGCATTTCACCAACTCTCCTGAGACTTTTTATTACCGACTTACCAACATTCTTCCTTCGAAATTCGGAATTAAAGATTTATTTTACTTATGTTTTGTAAAGAAAAAAGATAGAGACAAAGTACAGATTTTAAAAGAATTACATCTAAATCAGCAACAAGCGCCTCATGCCAACTCCATGAATGAGCATTATTGCCAAAGGTGGATTGCCATTAAAAACCTTCAGGAATTAAAGGAAAACGAAACCTTAACTTCTGCCCAAATTTCGCATTACAATGATTCTGGTTCAAGTTATTTGGTACTTTCCACCTCTCATAAAAATCCTTTTTCAGATGGTGCCAACAGGAGTTATTGCATTGGTATTTTATTGAATTCTACTTCTTTAAAAAAGATAAAATTTGCGAAAAGTACTTCTGTAAAATCTGAAAACGTGGGCATAACCTGCGAAACGTGCAATTTATCAGATTGCGAAGTGAGAAAATCTCCTCCCATCCGATTGGATAAAGAAAACTTCAATGAAAATATGAAAAAATCCATCGCCAAAATCAGAAGAGACCTATTGTAA